A genomic stretch from Hydrogenimonas urashimensis includes:
- the drmB gene encoding DUF1998 domain-containing protein, with the protein MADRYVVGSIRPSQLLWTYGPGAMIDLPNLSVVTMGLDHWDVGRCERVEEARLLSIVRRTLGPQVKNLFLPPIPENEEADPFSAEAKVGVPVLVFPRWLRCVKCGTLATVDSGLFKVRTNPYRPDTTHYEHVTCDKNRGRPAPAVPTRFMLACRAGHLDDFPWHWFVHDGPSDCRGVLKFYETGASLQTENLWVECKTCGKKKSMARAFGKAGVNNLPACRGRHPHLHMFDGDCEEEAKAILLGASNAWFPTTVSVLAIPLEESLDQFVEDGWDYFEDVEDEAELKVVLKTLKKANKLHGIEKYDLEELWKAIERKRKGETTSVKEEDVKRPEWKVLTSSEPPKDWPHFLAEEVGPPKGFESEFRSVLQLKRLREVVALVGFTRIEALDEAVEEEERPPSAPLSRTAPEWVPVSEVHGEGIFLRFDEEAVKRWEERTAVRERDESLRKGHVGWRNARGLDPSIGYPGARYVMIHTFAHLLIRELALECGYNSASLRERIYADEGMAGVLIYTAAPDSDGTLGGLVELAEPEALGRTIRQALERAKVCASDPLCAEHEPDRDATTHGAACHACVFVSETSCERGNRHVDRAFVVETYATKGTAFFDESSR; encoded by the coding sequence ATGGCCGATAGATACGTGGTGGGATCGATACGCCCCAGCCAACTGCTCTGGACCTACGGTCCCGGTGCGATGATCGACCTACCGAACCTTTCGGTGGTGACGATGGGACTGGATCATTGGGACGTCGGTCGATGCGAGCGGGTCGAAGAGGCCCGCCTGCTCTCCATCGTTCGCAGGACGCTCGGTCCACAGGTGAAAAACCTCTTTCTCCCACCCATACCGGAGAACGAGGAGGCCGATCCCTTCTCGGCCGAAGCTAAGGTGGGAGTTCCGGTACTCGTCTTTCCTCGATGGCTCCGTTGCGTGAAGTGCGGCACTCTCGCCACGGTGGATTCGGGACTGTTCAAAGTCAGAACCAATCCCTACAGACCGGACACGACTCACTACGAACACGTGACTTGCGATAAGAATCGTGGACGACCGGCACCCGCGGTGCCCACACGTTTCATGCTGGCCTGTCGGGCGGGACATCTCGACGATTTTCCCTGGCACTGGTTCGTTCACGACGGCCCTTCCGATTGTCGAGGAGTGTTGAAATTCTACGAAACGGGCGCTTCCTTGCAGACCGAGAACCTCTGGGTGGAATGCAAGACGTGCGGCAAGAAAAAATCGATGGCCCGGGCCTTCGGGAAGGCGGGAGTGAACAATCTACCGGCTTGTAGGGGGCGACATCCACATCTACATATGTTCGATGGAGATTGCGAGGAGGAGGCGAAAGCGATATTGCTGGGAGCCTCCAACGCCTGGTTTCCGACCACCGTCTCCGTACTCGCCATTCCATTGGAAGAATCGCTGGATCAGTTCGTGGAGGACGGTTGGGATTACTTCGAAGACGTGGAAGACGAAGCGGAATTGAAGGTGGTGCTGAAGACGTTGAAGAAGGCCAACAAACTGCATGGAATCGAGAAATACGATCTCGAAGAACTGTGGAAAGCGATCGAAAGGAAACGAAAGGGCGAGACGACTTCCGTGAAGGAGGAAGACGTGAAGAGGCCCGAATGGAAAGTGTTGACGAGCTCCGAACCGCCGAAGGACTGGCCCCATTTCCTCGCGGAGGAGGTGGGACCTCCGAAAGGTTTCGAAAGTGAGTTCCGAAGCGTTCTCCAGTTGAAACGCCTACGGGAGGTGGTCGCGCTCGTGGGTTTCACGCGTATCGAAGCGCTCGACGAAGCGGTGGAGGAGGAAGAGCGTCCGCCCTCGGCGCCACTCTCGCGCACGGCCCCCGAATGGGTTCCGGTCTCGGAAGTGCACGGTGAGGGGATTTTCCTCCGTTTCGACGAAGAGGCCGTGAAACGGTGGGAAGAGAGGACAGCCGTCCGTGAGCGAGACGAATCGTTGAGAAAAGGACATGTGGGGTGGCGTAACGCACGTGGACTGGATCCTTCCATCGGATATCCGGGGGCTCGTTACGTCATGATCCACACCTTCGCCCATCTGTTGATTCGCGAGCTGGCGCTCGAATGCGGATACAATTCGGCCAGCCTGCGAGAACGGATCTATGCCGACGAGGGGATGGCCGGTGTACTGATCTACACCGCCGCACCGGATTCGGACGGTACTCTTGGCGGTCTCGTCGAACTGGCCGAACCCGAAGCGCTGGGCCGTACCATTCGACAGGCACTCGAGAGAGCGAAAGTCTGCGCTTCGGATCCTCTCTGCGCCGAGCATGAACCGGACAGGGACGCGACGACCCACGGAGCGGCATGCCACGCCTGTGTCTTCGTTTCCGAAACTTCCTGCGAAAGAGGCAATCGTCATGTCGATCGGGCGTTCGTCGTGGAGACCTACGCCACGAAAGGCACCGCGTTCTTCGACGAGAGTTCACGATGA
- a CDS encoding Eco57I restriction-modification methylase domain-containing protein, whose translation MSRDVRHYEWLSLLEISGPFLSVEVLREVLPQGLETVDASLRKRLGIAFDEWEDALYGDDPDFDALHRAWIDMVLSEALGYDERECVKVNEKAYRYEPAGYDASFHVDMAIVKEGEKIPSFLVRILPPSSTPDSVPEKDGWPATTVERMTALCRAVGVRFGLVTNGERWTLVNAPAGSVASTVTWYARLWFQEPDTLRAFTTLLGVRRLYGPDDERLEAMIDATLERQEEVTVTLGEQVRRAVEVLVQALDRADEDRNRELLRDVESEELYEAALTVMMRLVFLLSAEERSLLPLGDPLYDQHYAVSGLRAKLEEERDRHGAEVLERRYDAWSRLLALFRAVYDGVEHESMRMPALGGSLFDPDRFPFLEGRSKGSRWKEENAEPLPIDNRTVLLALRALQILERSGGVTKLSYKGLDVEQIGHVYEGLLDYTVRRVHGATLGLKGSSKIHDPTVGLEDLERWMDTGVETAAKKLKDLTGRSLSALQKELSEEVDDTLYSEVLQACDGDTALADRVAPFAHLLRRDAWGEFVVYGDGSFAVVPGGDRAATGAHYTPKSLTEAVVATTLEPVLYEGPAEGRPKEEWRLRSAREILDLKICDPAMGSGAFLVQVCRYLAERLVEAWNEAEREGYRVTIDGEVKATLMDEEPMVSDIDERLLVARRLVAERCLYGVDLNPMAVELAKLSIWLVTLAKDRPFGFLDHAFKVGDSLLGVEDIRKLETFSMDPDRARPTLFAPILRKELREVLNMRKTLREIAIRDIEDVREMGRIDAEAERRLAALKTVADAFVGEVLRTGGKTRDLVRTLEALSAEVAEALEGDHDALARIEATAKNDLSIDLPEGAPPRKPFHWALEFPEVFVDADGFDAIVGNPPFLGGRKITSMFGKTYRDYLVENIAKKDGAADLVAYFFLRAYELLKHEGLFGLLATNTIAEGITREVGLKNLLEKEDALIVRAYPNERWPGNAAVVTSRIHLMKSNEWKGSIILNENNVSKINSFLTDEDDRTPTKLKNNHDRTFQGCITRGTGFILDKIEGERILDEHDEYEIVVQPFMNGRDFTSSPVQQPSRYVINFWDWPLDKAKNYPIVLSIVEERVKPVREERKEDGSWRITTESIRKLWWQFEHNGSRMFHAIGRGNLFEKHPAGEWPKEPFKKVCIIPRVSKMLTVALISNTIIFSDAVVVIAYEKFSYFALLQSAFHNEWTWKNASTLETRLRYTPSDCFETFPFPVALHPDWRQVDFDDPVVAKLETIGERYHENRRKIMLDRWIGLTDLYNLFHDPTVKDHDIEELRRLHVEMDEAVKEAYGWIHLDLEHGFHEVPYLPEKDRIRFTVSEKARLEILKRLLDLNEERHRKEVEEEAARKKGGGKRVKRDAGGLF comes from the coding sequence ATGAGTCGCGACGTGAGACACTACGAGTGGCTCTCCCTTCTGGAGATATCGGGCCCTTTCCTCTCGGTCGAGGTATTGAGGGAGGTTCTGCCGCAAGGACTCGAAACCGTCGACGCTTCCTTGCGAAAACGTCTGGGAATCGCCTTCGACGAGTGGGAGGACGCACTCTACGGCGACGATCCCGACTTCGACGCGCTGCACCGTGCCTGGATCGACATGGTACTCTCGGAGGCTCTGGGTTACGACGAGAGAGAGTGCGTGAAAGTGAACGAAAAGGCGTACCGTTACGAACCGGCCGGTTACGACGCGAGTTTCCACGTCGACATGGCGATAGTGAAAGAAGGAGAGAAGATCCCATCCTTTCTCGTTCGTATCCTTCCACCCTCGTCGACTCCGGACTCGGTTCCCGAAAAGGATGGCTGGCCCGCTACCACCGTGGAGCGTATGACGGCGCTCTGTCGTGCCGTCGGCGTACGATTCGGCCTCGTCACGAACGGGGAGCGTTGGACGTTGGTGAACGCACCCGCTGGATCGGTGGCCTCCACCGTTACCTGGTACGCCAGACTCTGGTTCCAGGAACCCGACACGCTTCGCGCCTTCACGACACTACTCGGTGTGCGCCGTCTCTACGGACCCGACGATGAACGTCTGGAGGCCATGATCGACGCTACCCTGGAACGACAGGAGGAGGTCACCGTCACTCTGGGCGAACAGGTCCGTCGTGCCGTGGAGGTGCTGGTACAGGCACTCGACCGCGCCGACGAAGACCGAAATCGGGAACTGCTCCGGGATGTGGAGAGCGAAGAGCTCTACGAAGCGGCCTTGACGGTGATGATGCGCCTGGTCTTCCTGCTTTCGGCCGAGGAACGATCGTTGCTGCCACTGGGAGATCCCCTCTACGACCAGCACTACGCCGTTTCGGGATTGCGGGCGAAACTCGAGGAGGAACGCGACCGTCACGGCGCGGAGGTGTTGGAGCGCCGCTACGACGCATGGTCGAGACTGCTGGCGCTCTTTCGTGCCGTCTACGATGGAGTGGAGCACGAGAGCATGCGTATGCCGGCTCTGGGTGGTTCCCTCTTCGATCCGGACCGTTTTCCCTTTCTGGAAGGCAGATCGAAAGGATCCCGTTGGAAGGAAGAGAACGCCGAACCCCTTCCCATCGACAATCGGACCGTCCTTCTGGCCCTACGCGCCCTCCAGATCCTCGAACGTTCGGGCGGAGTGACGAAACTCTCCTACAAGGGGCTCGACGTCGAACAGATCGGCCACGTCTACGAAGGTCTGCTCGACTACACCGTCCGACGAGTCCACGGAGCGACGCTGGGTCTGAAAGGTTCCAGCAAGATACACGATCCCACCGTCGGTCTCGAAGATCTCGAAAGGTGGATGGACACGGGTGTCGAAACCGCCGCGAAGAAGTTGAAGGATCTCACTGGACGTTCGCTCTCCGCGTTGCAGAAGGAGCTCTCCGAAGAGGTCGACGACACGTTGTATTCCGAGGTGCTCCAGGCCTGTGATGGAGACACGGCACTCGCCGATCGCGTCGCTCCTTTCGCCCATCTGCTCCGTCGGGACGCCTGGGGTGAATTCGTGGTATACGGCGACGGTTCCTTCGCCGTCGTTCCCGGGGGCGATCGTGCCGCCACGGGTGCCCACTACACGCCGAAATCTCTCACCGAAGCGGTCGTCGCCACCACCTTGGAGCCCGTCCTCTACGAAGGCCCCGCGGAAGGGAGACCGAAAGAGGAGTGGAGACTTCGATCCGCACGGGAGATCCTCGACCTGAAGATCTGCGATCCGGCCATGGGATCGGGAGCCTTCCTGGTGCAGGTCTGTCGTTATCTGGCCGAACGCCTGGTGGAAGCCTGGAACGAAGCGGAACGCGAGGGGTATCGCGTGACGATCGACGGGGAGGTGAAGGCGACTCTTATGGACGAGGAACCCATGGTGTCCGACATCGACGAACGACTCCTCGTGGCGCGTCGACTGGTGGCCGAGCGATGTCTCTACGGTGTGGATCTGAATCCCATGGCTGTGGAATTGGCGAAACTCTCCATCTGGCTGGTCACACTCGCCAAGGACCGACCTTTCGGTTTCCTGGACCATGCCTTCAAGGTGGGGGATTCGCTCCTGGGCGTGGAGGATATCCGGAAGCTGGAGACGTTCTCCATGGATCCCGATAGGGCCAGACCCACGCTCTTCGCTCCGATCCTACGAAAGGAGCTGCGAGAGGTCTTGAACATGCGAAAGACGTTGCGCGAAATCGCGATCCGCGATATCGAAGACGTTCGGGAGATGGGGCGCATCGACGCGGAAGCCGAACGTCGACTCGCCGCTCTGAAGACCGTGGCCGACGCTTTCGTCGGTGAAGTTCTGAGAACCGGCGGCAAGACGAGAGATCTCGTACGCACTCTCGAAGCGCTCTCCGCCGAGGTGGCCGAAGCGCTCGAAGGCGACCACGATGCCCTGGCGCGAATCGAAGCCACGGCGAAGAACGACCTCTCCATCGACCTACCCGAAGGAGCACCACCGAGAAAGCCTTTCCACTGGGCGTTGGAGTTTCCCGAAGTCTTCGTCGATGCCGACGGATTCGACGCGATCGTGGGCAATCCGCCGTTTCTAGGTGGAAGAAAAATAACTTCCATGTTTGGAAAAACTTATCGAGATTATCTCGTGGAAAATATCGCCAAAAAAGATGGTGCAGCCGATCTTGTCGCCTATTTCTTTTTGCGAGCGTATGAATTGTTGAAACATGAAGGACTATTTGGTCTGTTGGCTACGAATACCATCGCGGAAGGTATCACACGAGAAGTTGGCTTGAAAAATTTACTTGAAAAAGAAGATGCTTTGATCGTCAGAGCTTATCCGAATGAACGATGGCCTGGCAACGCCGCCGTAGTGACGAGCCGAATTCATTTGATGAAGTCCAACGAATGGAAGGGTTCGATTATATTAAATGAAAACAACGTATCGAAAATCAATAGCTTTCTTACGGATGAAGACGATAGAACTCCGACTAAATTGAAAAACAATCACGATAGGACTTTTCAAGGATGTATTACACGAGGAACAGGCTTTATTCTCGACAAAATCGAAGGAGAAAGAATACTTGACGAACATGATGAATACGAAATTGTCGTTCAACCTTTCATGAATGGACGAGATTTCACTTCCTCACCAGTCCAACAACCTAGTAGATATGTGATAAATTTTTGGGATTGGCCGCTGGATAAAGCCAAGAACTATCCAATAGTGTTGTCGATTGTCGAGGAACGAGTGAAGCCTGTTCGAGAAGAAAGAAAAGAAGATGGTTCTTGGAGAATTACCACGGAATCTATTAGAAAATTATGGTGGCAATTTGAACATAATGGGTCTAGAATGTTTCATGCAATCGGTCGTGGAAATTTATTTGAGAAACATCCAGCAGGAGAATGGCCAAAAGAACCATTCAAAAAAGTTTGTATTATTCCTCGTGTTTCAAAAATGCTTACTGTCGCACTAATTTCCAATACTATTATTTTTTCAGATGCCGTCGTTGTTATAGCTTATGAAAAGTTTTCCTACTTTGCCCTTCTCCAATCCGCTTTCCATAACGAATGGACGTGGAAGAACGCTTCGACACTTGAAACGAGGCTTCGCTATACCCCCTCCGATTGTTTCGAAACCTTCCCGTTCCCGGTAGCGTTGCATCCCGATTGGCGACAGGTCGATTTCGACGATCCCGTCGTCGCGAAACTCGAAACCATCGGCGAGCGTTACCACGAAAACAGAAGAAAGATCATGCTCGACCGCTGGATCGGCTTGACCGATCTCTACAACCTCTTCCACGATCCCACCGTGAAGGACCACGACATCGAAGAGTTACGCCGACTCCATGTCGAAATGGACGAAGCGGTCAAGGAGGCCTACGGCTGGATACACCTCGACCTGGAACACGGTTTCCACGAAGTCCCATACCTTCCCGAAAAGGACCGGATCCGCTTCACCGTCTCCGAAAAAGCCCGCCTCGAGATCCTGAAACGCCTCCTCGATCTCAACGAAGAACGCCACCGTAAGGAAGTCGAAGAGGAAGCCGCCAGGAAGAAAGGTGGCGGGAAGAGAGTGAAAAGAGACGCAGGAGGGTTGTTTTGA
- the drmA gene encoding DISARM system helicase DrmA, with amino-acid sequence MMPMNNTTAWILKITRNTILKRFHVTFRHTGSISFPDIEEGDAFLLVNDTDGIVAFARIYRIRETTKETTFYFDKIHRLDSFMSLAELGLESSPENIVVRRLGHDRFEEACRRACGVSFEEIPPIEGKDPMERAYIRSLLQLAVQDDLLGPAMGPHEEIIGMSVRERYLMGKLAPVNAKPEQTEMVELDSAEESNEDDSTKEVDTTSNQSLVPSSFGLTFCVDAAVRQLSVEAEWGRYERTESETKVGENEKPLRCWKRIPCGGKIVLDVKEGIVEPKEPDPTAPGVVIQGKISQPLENGDRLVTLFLVDTQQEPLENRDAAWVFQPKLSVSHPEGEAIFRRRPVLEESAYDPERETLETLYRKRVEFAIGHGVSVHAEVSEGNSERAMRVETVTMPEKEIAVTETPGLRDRDRPAMREMVEKGHLDMERLASMEVEALETALRTLTDDYARWIEENEARIDEELPESRRRSARDSMNRCREIHERLVEGVETLKKDERALEAFRFANRAMAEQRIHSIYTLKRRRGKAVDLDSLRVPGNRSWRAFQLAFLLLSVPALADPTHRDRTSPLEAYADLLWFPTGGGKTEAYLGVAAFAMGIRRLQGKADGYDATRGLGVIMRYTLRLLTIQQFQRATTLICAMEVERRRNPEKWGEEPFRIGLWVGQKVTPNTTEEAHRAIEEIRNGKKVTASSPTQLSSCPWCGSEIAPGRDIEVDKDRTRTVLYCGDPRGKCDFSRRRSPGIGVPVVVVDEELYRRPPSMLIATVDKFAQMAWKGEVRTLFGKATMECPRHGLIAPDSLHCGDHRKKGRSEATKARPIDPLRPPDLVIQDEFHLISGPLGTMVGLYETAVDDACSWECDGKRVRPKIVASTATVRKADEQVKNVFVRRVSIFPPSGIDIEDNFFSVQRPTNEVPGRKYVGIFSAGSSRPAMLIRVYVALLTAAQELAERFGEAADPYMTLVGYFNSLRELGGMRRLAEDDVRTRSYKVRMDRNIERPHLAQRDPSTIVELTSRVASADIPKMLDELEKPFVVERADGDGWKVVKKGKESAVDIVLATNMLSVGVDVDRIGLMVVNGQPKNTAEYIQATSRVGRSYPGIVYTVLTWARPRDLSHYETFEHYHDCFYKHVEAQSVTPFSPRAMDRGLTGTMVSMARTRYEELAPNEGAGELKSPSDSRIVSVEEEIVARMERVKDVSAGQLARSMMEERVDRWTKEANEKGRRLGYDVKRKKGEVAALLKRPGVEPWDIFTVPTSMREVEPGVRLVLEERTLQESDMPTWRIRERKGENDGR; translated from the coding sequence ATGATGCCTATGAACAATACCACCGCTTGGATATTGAAAATCACCCGAAATACGATTCTGAAAAGATTCCACGTGACCTTTCGTCACACTGGAAGCATCTCCTTCCCCGATATCGAAGAAGGTGATGCTTTCCTACTCGTGAACGATACCGACGGCATCGTCGCTTTCGCTCGCATCTATCGTATCCGTGAAACCACGAAAGAGACGACCTTCTACTTCGACAAGATCCATCGACTGGACTCTTTCATGTCACTGGCGGAACTCGGACTGGAATCGTCACCTGAAAATATCGTCGTCCGACGTCTGGGCCACGATCGATTCGAAGAGGCGTGTCGTCGTGCTTGTGGGGTCTCTTTCGAAGAGATTCCGCCGATCGAAGGGAAAGATCCGATGGAGAGGGCGTATATACGGTCCTTGCTGCAGCTCGCCGTGCAGGACGATCTTTTGGGACCCGCCATGGGACCGCACGAAGAGATTATCGGCATGAGCGTGCGTGAGCGCTATCTGATGGGTAAACTCGCACCGGTGAACGCGAAACCGGAACAGACGGAGATGGTGGAACTGGATTCGGCGGAAGAGTCGAACGAGGACGACTCGACGAAAGAGGTCGACACCACTTCCAACCAGTCGCTCGTCCCCTCGTCGTTCGGACTCACATTCTGTGTGGATGCCGCCGTACGGCAGCTGTCCGTGGAAGCGGAATGGGGGCGCTACGAGAGGACCGAAAGCGAGACGAAAGTGGGTGAGAACGAAAAACCGTTGCGTTGCTGGAAAAGGATACCCTGTGGAGGGAAGATCGTTCTCGACGTGAAGGAAGGAATCGTGGAACCGAAGGAACCCGATCCAACGGCTCCAGGCGTGGTGATACAGGGAAAGATCTCGCAGCCTCTGGAGAACGGCGACAGACTCGTGACGCTCTTTCTGGTCGACACTCAGCAGGAACCATTGGAAAATCGCGACGCCGCGTGGGTCTTCCAGCCGAAACTCTCGGTTTCGCACCCCGAAGGGGAGGCGATCTTCCGCAGACGTCCCGTGCTCGAAGAGAGTGCCTACGATCCGGAGCGGGAGACGTTGGAGACACTCTACCGCAAGCGGGTGGAATTCGCCATCGGTCACGGCGTATCCGTCCACGCCGAAGTCTCCGAAGGGAATTCGGAGCGAGCGATGCGTGTGGAGACCGTGACGATGCCCGAAAAGGAAATAGCCGTCACGGAGACACCGGGTCTGCGAGACCGGGATCGTCCCGCGATGAGGGAGATGGTCGAAAAAGGTCATCTCGACATGGAGCGTCTGGCTTCGATGGAAGTGGAAGCTTTGGAAACGGCGTTACGCACGCTCACCGACGACTACGCACGATGGATCGAAGAGAACGAAGCGCGAATCGACGAAGAGTTGCCCGAATCGAGAAGGAGAAGTGCACGGGATTCGATGAATCGGTGCCGGGAAATCCATGAGCGGCTCGTGGAGGGGGTCGAAACGCTGAAAAAGGACGAAAGAGCGCTCGAAGCCTTTCGTTTCGCCAATCGAGCGATGGCGGAACAGCGCATCCACAGTATCTACACCCTGAAACGGCGACGAGGAAAGGCGGTGGATCTCGACTCGCTACGAGTTCCGGGTAACCGATCCTGGCGTGCCTTCCAGCTCGCCTTCCTGCTGCTTTCGGTTCCCGCACTCGCCGATCCCACGCATCGTGACCGAACTTCGCCGTTGGAAGCCTACGCCGATCTGCTCTGGTTCCCGACAGGGGGAGGAAAGACCGAAGCCTATCTGGGTGTCGCCGCCTTCGCGATGGGGATACGTAGACTACAGGGAAAGGCGGATGGATACGACGCGACGCGAGGGCTCGGGGTGATCATGCGATACACCTTGCGTCTCCTGACGATCCAGCAGTTCCAACGGGCGACCACCTTGATATGCGCCATGGAGGTGGAAAGGAGAAGGAATCCCGAAAAGTGGGGCGAGGAACCTTTTCGCATCGGGTTGTGGGTCGGACAGAAAGTGACACCCAACACGACGGAAGAGGCTCATAGGGCGATAGAGGAGATACGAAACGGCAAGAAGGTCACCGCCTCCTCTCCGACCCAGCTGTCGAGCTGTCCCTGGTGCGGCTCGGAGATCGCACCGGGACGGGACATAGAGGTCGACAAGGATCGTACGCGTACCGTACTGTACTGTGGAGATCCGCGTGGAAAATGCGATTTTTCCAGAAGAAGATCGCCTGGAATCGGCGTTCCCGTCGTCGTGGTCGACGAAGAGCTCTATAGACGGCCTCCATCCATGCTGATCGCCACGGTCGACAAGTTCGCCCAGATGGCGTGGAAAGGGGAGGTGAGAACGCTTTTCGGAAAGGCGACGATGGAGTGCCCCCGTCACGGTCTGATCGCCCCGGATTCTCTCCATTGCGGCGATCACCGGAAAAAGGGCCGTTCGGAGGCGACGAAAGCCAGGCCCATCGATCCGCTCCGTCCACCCGATCTCGTGATTCAGGACGAGTTCCACCTGATTTCCGGCCCACTCGGTACGATGGTGGGACTCTACGAAACGGCGGTGGACGACGCGTGTTCCTGGGAGTGCGACGGAAAGCGCGTGCGTCCCAAGATCGTCGCTTCCACGGCGACGGTACGAAAGGCCGACGAGCAGGTGAAGAACGTCTTCGTCCGACGGGTTTCGATCTTCCCGCCGTCGGGTATCGATATCGAAGACAACTTCTTTTCCGTCCAACGTCCTACGAACGAAGTGCCCGGGCGGAAGTACGTGGGGATTTTTTCCGCGGGAAGTTCCCGTCCGGCCATGCTGATCCGTGTCTACGTCGCGCTCCTGACGGCGGCGCAGGAACTGGCGGAGCGTTTCGGAGAGGCGGCCGATCCGTACATGACTCTGGTGGGTTACTTCAACTCCTTGAGGGAACTGGGAGGGATGCGCCGTCTAGCCGAAGACGACGTACGGACACGCTCCTACAAGGTCCGGATGGATCGAAACATCGAAAGGCCCCATCTGGCACAGAGGGATCCCTCCACCATCGTGGAGCTCACGTCGAGGGTGGCCAGCGCGGACATTCCGAAGATGCTGGACGAGCTCGAAAAGCCGTTCGTCGTGGAGCGAGCCGATGGCGACGGGTGGAAAGTGGTGAAAAAAGGGAAAGAATCGGCCGTGGACATCGTCCTGGCGACCAACATGCTCTCGGTCGGCGTCGACGTGGACCGCATCGGTCTCATGGTGGTCAACGGACAACCGAAGAACACCGCCGAATACATCCAGGCCACCAGCCGTGTGGGGCGTTCCTATCCCGGGATAGTCTACACCGTTCTCACCTGGGCTAGACCCCGCGACCTTTCGCACTACGAAACCTTCGAACACTACCACGATTGCTTCTACAAGCACGTCGAGGCCCAATCGGTGACCCCTTTCTCTCCGAGAGCGATGGACAGGGGACTGACGGGTACGATGGTGTCCATGGCACGTACGAGATACGAAGAGTTGGCCCCCAACGAGGGGGCCGGCGAGCTGAAGAGTCCGTCGGACTCCAGAATCGTGTCCGTGGAAGAGGAGATCGTCGCGCGGATGGAAAGAGTGAAGGATGTATCCGCCGGTCAACTGGCTAGAAGTATGATGGAGGAACGGGTGGATCGATGGACGAAGGAGGCGAACGAGAAAGGCCGCAGACTCGGTTACGACGTGAAAAGGAAGAAAGGAGAGGTCGCCGCGTTGTTGAAGCGGCCAGGTGTCGAACCCTGGGATATCTTCACGGTACCCACCTCGATGCGGGAGGTGGAGCCCGGCGTGAGACTCGTCTTGGAAGAGAGAACGCTGCAGGAGAGCGACATGCCGACATGGAGAATACGCGAAAGGAAAGGGGAGAACGATGGCCGATAG
- the drmC gene encoding DISARM system phospholipase D-like protein DrmC gives MNPELRSFLVELASRYGREKSEYLAKLLDGISTMEKLPSIVNRLGGWMNTDDLETLAEMCERSSDLDSSLCAEALRTATMTLENERSREKVSLVWTGPTTPFVSTRSTKSVLIDIVGRARSSLFLVSYVAYDVDSIVQALGKALERGVKIELLMESTEAHGGRVTMDSIGLLREKLPGAIFYWWDEENASVHAKGAVVDGKNAFITSANLTGAAMERNMELGVLIEGGEVPKRLHEHLEALVTTKKIKRVE, from the coding sequence ATGAATCCGGAGCTGCGCTCCTTTCTCGTCGAACTGGCCTCCAGATACGGGAGGGAGAAAAGCGAATATCTGGCCAAGCTTCTCGATGGAATTTCGACGATGGAGAAATTACCTTCGATCGTGAATCGATTGGGTGGGTGGATGAATACCGACGATCTGGAAACGCTTGCCGAAATGTGCGAACGTTCGTCCGATCTGGATTCTTCCCTCTGTGCCGAAGCGTTGCGTACTGCCACGATGACTCTGGAAAACGAAAGAAGCCGTGAAAAAGTCTCACTGGTGTGGACTGGACCGACAACCCCTTTCGTATCCACGAGGAGCACGAAAAGCGTTCTGATCGACATCGTCGGGCGGGCGAGAAGTTCTCTCTTTCTGGTCAGCTACGTCGCTTACGACGTGGATTCTATCGTCCAGGCGCTCGGAAAAGCGCTGGAACGGGGAGTGAAGATCGAGTTGCTGATGGAATCGACGGAGGCTCATGGTGGGAGAGTGACCATGGATTCGATCGGACTCCTACGTGAGAAATTGCCCGGAGCCATATTCTACTGGTGGGACGAAGAGAACGCTTCGGTTCACGCCAAAGGTGCCGTGGTCGATGGGAAAAACGCGTTCATCACGAGTGCCAATCTCACAGGTGCGGCGATGGAACGGAACATGGAGCTTGGTGTTCTGATCGAAGGTGGAGAGGTACCGAAAAGACTCCACGAACACCTGGAAGCCCTGGTGACGACGAAAAAGATAAAGAGAGTGGAGTGA